The Pseudomonas pergaminensis nucleotide sequence GGGTTGCCAAGCCGCGAGGTGGAGCTAATCCCATAAAACCGATCGTAGTCCGGATCGCAGTCTGCAACTCGACTGCGTGAAGTCGGAATCGCTAGTAATCGCGAATCAGAATGTCGCGGTGAATACGTTCCCGGGCCTTGTACACACCGCCCGTCACACCATGGGAGTGGGTTGCACCAGAAGTAGCTAGTCTAACCTTCGGGAGGACGGTTACCACGGTGTGATTCATGACTGGGGTGAAGTCGTAACAAGGTAGCCGTAGGGGAACCTGCGGCTGGATCACCTCCTTAATCGACGACATCAGCTGCTCCATAAGTTCCCACACGAATTGCTTGATTCATTGAAGAAGACGATAAGAAGCAGCCCGAAATTGGGTCTGTAGCTCAGTTGGTTAGAGCGCACCCCTGATAAGGGTGAGGTCGGCAGTTCGAATCTGCCCAGACCCACCAATTTTGTGTGGGAAACGCCTGTAGAAATACGGGGCCATAGCTCAGCTGGGAGAGCGCCTGCCTTGCACGCAGGAGGTCAACGGTTCGATCCCGTTTGGCTCCACCACTACTGCTTCTGAAAGTTTTGAAAGCTTAGAAATGAGCATTCCATCCAAGTGATGGTGAATGTTGATTTCTAGTCTTTGATTAGATCGTTCTTTAAAAATTTGGGTATGTGATAGAAAGATAGACTGAACGTTACTTTCACTGGTAACGGATCAGGCTAAGGTAAAATTTGTGAGTTCTCTTAATTGAGAAATTCGAATTTTCGGCGAATGTCGTCTTCACAGTATAACCAGATTGCTTGGGGTTATATGGTCAAGTGAAGAAGCGCATACGGTGGATGCCTTGGCAGTCAGAGGCGATGAAAGACGTGGTAGCCTGCGAAAAGCTTCGGGGAGTCGGCAAACAGACTTTGATCCGGAGATGTCTGAATGGGGGAACCCAGCCATCATAAGATGGTTATCTTGTACTGAATACATAGGTGCAAGAGGCGAACCAGGGGAACTGAAACATCTAAGTACCCTGAGGAAAAGAAATCAACCGAGATTCCCTTAGTAGTGGCGAGCGAACGGGGACTAGCCCTTAAGTGGCTTTGAGATTAGCGGAACGCTCTGGAAAGTGCGGCCATAGTGGGTGATAGCCCTGTACGCGAAAATCTCTTAGTCATGAAATCGAGTAGGACGGAGCACGAGAAACTTTGTCTGAATATGGGGGGACCATCCTCCAAGGCTAAATACTACTGACTGACCGATAGTGAACTAGTACCGTGAGGGAAAGGCGAAAAGAACCCCGGAGAGGGGAGTGAAATAGATCCTGAAACCGTATGCGTACAAGCAGTGGGAGCAGACTTTGTTCTGTGACTGCGTACCTTTTGTATAATGGGTCAGCGACTTATTTTCAGTGGCGAGCTTAACCGAATAGGGGAGGCGTAGCGAAAGCGAGTCTTAATAGGGCGTCTAGTCGCTGGGAATAGACCCGAAACCGGGCGATCTATCCATGGGCAGGTTGAAGGTTGGGTAACACTAACTGGAGGACCGAACCGACTACCGTTGAAAAGTTAGCGGATGACCTGTGGATCGGAGTGAAAGGCTAATCAAGCTCGGAGATAGCTGGTTCTCCTCGAAAGCTATTTAGGTAGCGCCTCATGTATCACTGTAGGGGGTAGAGCACTGTTTCGGCTAGGGGGTCATCCCGACTTACCAAACCGATGCAAACTCCGAATACCTACAAGTGCCGAGCATGGGAGACACACGGCGGGTGCTAACGTCCGTCGTGAAAAGGGAAACAACCCAGACCGTCAGCTAAGGTCCCAAAGTTATGGTTAAGTGGGAAACGATGTGGGAAGGCTTAGACAGCTAGGAGGTTGGCTTAGAAGCAGCCACCCTTTAAAGAAAGCGTAATAGCTCACTAGTCGAGTCGGCCTGCGCGGAAGATGTAACGGGGCTCAAACCATACACCGAAGCTACGGGTATCACGTAAGTGATGCGGTAGAGGAGCGTTCTGTAAGCCTGTGAAGGTGAGTTGAGAAGCTTGCTGGAGGTATCAGAAGTGCGAATGCTGACATGAGTAACGACAATGGGTGTGAAAAACACCCACGCCGAAAGACCAAGGTTTCCTGCGCAACGTTAATCGACGCAGGGTTAGTCGGTCCCTAAGGCGAGGCTGAAAAGCGTAGTCGATGGAAAACAGGTTAATATTCCTGTACTTCTGGTTATTGCGATGGAGGGACGGAGAAGGCTAGGCCAGCTTGGCGTTGGTTGTCCAAGTTTAAGGTGGTAGGCTGAGATCTTAGGTAAATCCGGGATCTTAAGGCCGAGAGCTGATGACGAGTTAACTTTTAGTTAACGAAGTGGTTGATGCCATGCTTCCAAGAAAAGCTTCTAAGCTTCAGGTAACCAGGAACCGTACCCCAAACCGACACAGGTGGTTGGGTAGAGAATACCAAGGCGCTTGAGAGAACTCGGGTGAAGGAACTAGGCAAAATGGCACCGTAACTTCGGGAGAAGGTGCGCCGGTGAGGGTGAAGGACTTGCTCCGTAAGCTCATGCCGGTCGAAGATACCAGGCCGCTGCGACTGTTTATTAAAAACACAGCACTCTGCAAACACGAAAGTGGACGTATAGGGTGTGACGCCTGCCCGGTGCCGGAAGGTTAATTGATGGGGTTAGCTAACGCGAAGCTCTTGATCGAAGCCCCGGTAAACGGCGGCCGTAACTATAACGGTCCTAAGGTAGCGAAATTCCTTGTCGGGTAAGTTCCGACCTGCACGAATGGCGTAACGATGGCGGCGCTGTCTCCACCCGAGACTCAGTGAAATTGAAATCGCTGTGAAGATGCAGTGTATCCGCGGCTAGACGGAAAGACCCCGTGAACCTTTACTATAGCTTTGCACTGGACTTTGAATTTGCTTGTGTAGGATAGGTGGGAGGCTTTGAAGCGTGGACGCCAGTTCGCGTGGAGCCATCCTTGAAATACCACCCTGGCAACTTTGAGGTTCTAACTCAGGTCCGTTATCCGGATCGAGGACAGTGTATGGTGGGTAGTTTGACTGGGGCGGTCTCCTCCTAAAGAGTAACGGAGGAGTACGAAGGTGCGCTCAGACCGGTCGGAAATCGGTCGTAGAGTATAAAGGCAAAAGCGCGCTTGACTGCGAGACAGACACGTCGAGCAGGTACGAAAGTAGGTCTTAGTGATCCGGTGGTTCTGTATGGAAGGGCCATCGCTCAACGGATAAAAGGTACTCCGGGGATAACAGGCTGATACCGCCCAAGAGTTCATATCGACGGCGGTGTTTGGCACCTCGATGTCGGCTCATCACATCCTGGGGCTGAAGCCGGTCCCAAGGGTATGGCTGTTCGCCATTTAAAGTGGTACGCGAGCTGGGTTTAGAACGTCGTGAGACAGTTCGGTCCCTATCTGCCGTGGACGTTTGAGATTTGAGAGGGGCTGCTCCTAGTACGAGAGGACCGGAGTGGACGAACCTCTGGTGTTCCGGTTGTCACGCCAGTGGCATTGCCGGGTAGCTATGTTCGGAATAGATAACCGCTGAAAGCATCTAAGCGGGAAACTAGCCTCAAGATGAGATCTCACTGGAACCTTGAGTTCCCTGAAGGGCCGTCGAAGACTACGACGTTGATAGGTTGGGTGTGTAAGCGCTGTGAGGCGTTGAGCTAACCAATACTAATTGCCCGTGAGGCTTGACCATATAACACCCAAGCAATTTGACTACTCTAACGAGCATCAGATTGCGGTGTGTGAAGACGAAATGAACCGAAAGTTCGACGTTCACAAAACACCGAAAGCTGTCACATACCCAATTTGCTGAAGCGAGGCCATCTGGCCACGACTCAGTACCCGAATTTCTTGACGACCATAGAGCATTGGAACCACCTGATCCCATCCCGAACTCAGCAGTGAAACGATGCATCGCCGATGGTAGTGTGGGGTTTCCCCATGTGAGAGTAGGTCATCGTCAAGATTAAATTCCAGAACCCCTGTTTGCTAACGCAAACAGGGGTTTTGTTTATGTAGAAGTCCATGAATTTCACCGGCACGTTGCTAGCGCAACGGTCTGGTACACAGAATTTCTTGACGACCATAGAGCATTGGAACCACCTGATCCCATCCCGAACTCAGCAGTGAAACGATGCATCGCCGATGGTAGTGTGGGGTTTCCCCATGTGAGAGTAGGTCATCGTCAAGATTGAATTCCGAAACCCCTGTCTGCTAACGCAGACAGGGGTTTTGTCGTTTAGGGGCCTGGCGATCCAGTTTCTTGCCCTTCTGCGGTGACGCGAGCCACTCTCGCGTAGTAAACCGAGGAGAAGCCGCAGTTAGAAACAAAAAAGCCAGCACCTGACATCAGGCGCTGGCTTGGGTGAAACACGGGCGAATCAGAACTGGTAACTCACCGTCGCGCTGACGTTTCGCTCTTCCCCCAAATAACAGAAGTTCAGGCTGGCACAAGAAGCCACGTAGGTCTCATTGGTAAGGTTGTTGGCATTGAGTCTTACATCGACGCCCTTCAGTCCAACCTTACCCAGGTCATACCCTACAGAGGCATCAAACAAGGTGTAAGAAGGTACCTTCATTGTGTTTTCCGCATCCGCCCAGCTATAGCCCACATAGCGCAATCCGCCTCCAAGCCTCAAGCCATCGAAGGCACCCTGATTAAATTTATAGTCAGCCCAAACGGACGCCATGTGACGCGGGGCTTGAGTCGGAGAGTTGCCCTGGTTCTCAATCAGATTGCCAGCTGTGCTCAGGGTGCTCACCATCGACTTGGAGTATTCAATGTCAGTAAAGGTGTAGCTGCCCAACAGCTTCAAGTTCTCAGTCAGCTGCATATGGGATTCCAACTCCAACCCCTGCGATCGCACAGCCCCTACAGCACGATAAAAGTTTTCCTGGGGCAGCTTGGTCGCAAGGTTTTCCTGGTCGATACGAAACCACGACGCGGTAAACAGATTGTCCGTGCCTGGCGGCTGGTATTTCAGCCCCACCTCCCACTGCGTCCCATCAGTAGGTGCCAACGGGTTGCCGGCGCTGTCTGAATAGGAGTTGGGATTAAAGGATTCGGAATAACTGACGTAGGGCGCCAGGCCGTTATCAAACAGATACAAGGCCCCCGCACGCCCAGTGAGCTTGGTGCGCTTGTCGCTTATTTCCGTGCCAACCGGCCGGCTCGTCTCGGCGATCCGGTTTTCGTCGGAGGTCTCTACCCAGTCCTGCCTTAGCCCCAGGGAAAACCGCCACTTATCCATTTCAATCAGGTCTTGCAGATAGACGCCAGTCTGCTCCAGCCGGCGCAGATAACTGGTTGGGTTGTAATAGCTGATAGAGGAATTGCCATACACAGGATTGAATGCGTTGATTGGCTGCAGTGACCCGCTCGTCCAGTCCACTACGGTTTTACGCCGCTGATAGTCGGCACCCATCAACACCGTGTGTTTAGTCGCCCCTGTGAAAAACTCGGCCTGCAGCATGTTATCGATGATGAACGCATGCAGCTTCTCATCACCCCCCGAATAGTAGCGGTTCAGCTCATTGCTGGTCGGTGTGGTCCACCCATAGCCATACACCTGATCCAACTTCACCTTGGAGTCCAGGTAACGGAAGTTCTGTCGCGCAGTGAAAACATCATTGAAGCGATGCTCAAACTGATAGCCAAAGGACTGCTGGTCTCGCTTGTAGCCATCGACCCCCGGTTCACCCTCAAAGAAGTGACTGGAGATCCTCTGGCCATTGCGTTGATGCAGCGCACCATCGGCCGGCATACCGCTGTGATAACCACCCTCTGGGTCGTGCTGCAGATAAGCCTGGAGCGTCAGCGAGGTGTCATCGGTAAAGTCGATGCTCAACGTCGGCGCCAGTGCGTAGCGCTTTTCCTTGGCGTGGTCGAATTGAGTGTCGGATTTATCCGCTAACCCCGTTAGTCGATAGGCGACGCGCTTGTCGTCATCTACCGGACCGCTGAAGTCAAAACCCATACCGCGTTGACCATTGCTGCCGACTGTCGCCTGAACCTGATGATAAGGCTCGAACAGGGGCTTCTTGCTGGTAAGCGCTACT carries:
- a CDS encoding TonB-dependent siderophore receptor, which codes for MTACFHHNSSYPLLGKAVRVALMSTALGISMTPIAGMAAQAGISQVNQRYEIPAGPLGEVLNQFARQAGITLSSTPAQTQGRQSAGLLGEYSAGQGLNQLLNGSGLQAVSEDGVSFVLQAVQESSALTLPTTDIKGFALGNALGSMDGYNATHSQIATKTSTALLETSQTVSVVTREQMDDQGSQTVAQAMRYTPGVLTNPYGATHRYDYVAMRGFNDGSVDNIYLDGLKSMGDSGTYSTMQVDPYFLERIDILKGPSSVLYGRSSPGGLVALTSKKPLFEPYHQVQATVGSNGQRGMGFDFSGPVDDDKRVAYRLTGLADKSDTQFDHAKEKRYALAPTLSIDFTDDTSLTLQAYLQHDPEGGYHSGMPADGALHQRNGQRISSHFFEGEPGVDGYKRDQQSFGYQFEHRFNDVFTARQNFRYLDSKVKLDQVYGYGWTTPTSNELNRYYSGGDEKLHAFIIDNMLQAEFFTGATKHTVLMGADYQRRKTVVDWTSGSLQPINAFNPVYGNSSISYYNPTSYLRRLEQTGVYLQDLIEMDKWRFSLGLRQDWVETSDENRIAETSRPVGTEISDKRTKLTGRAGALYLFDNGLAPYVSYSESFNPNSYSDSAGNPLAPTDGTQWEVGLKYQPPGTDNLFTASWFRIDQENLATKLPQENFYRAVGAVRSQGLELESHMQLTENLKLLGSYTFTDIEYSKSMVSTLSTAGNLIENQGNSPTQAPRHMASVWADYKFNQGAFDGLRLGGGLRYVGYSWADAENTMKVPSYTLFDASVGYDLGKVGLKGVDVRLNANNLTNETYVASCASLNFCYLGEERNVSATVSYQF